From the genome of Deltaproteobacteria bacterium:
ACACCATCCCGCTGCACGTCGAGATTCTCTACAACGAATACAACTTCGTCGCCGCCTTCGCGATGGCCTCCCTGCTCACGCTGCTCGCCCTCGCCACGCTCGTGCTCAAGAGCCTCGTGGAATGGGCCACGCGCCGGGAGACGCACCTCGATGGCGCGACCCGGGAGCTCGCCTCATGAGACCCGAGGAGCCGTCACCATGAGCCCCGAGGAGACTTCCCCATGAGCATCGAAGTCCAAGGCATGACCAAGACCTTCGGGACGTTTTGCGCGGTGAACAACGTCGATCTCAAGGTCGAAACGGGCGAGCTCGTCGCGCTGCTCGGGCCGTCGGGCTCCGGCAAGACGACGCTGCTGCGCATGATCGCGGGGCTCGAAGCCCCCGACGCGGGCCGCATCTTTTTCCATGGCGAGGAAGTCACCGAGCGCCGCGCGCAGGAACGCCGCGTCGGGTTCGTCTTCCAGCACTACGCCCTGTTCCGCCACATGACGATCTTCGAAAACGTCGCCTTCGGCTTGCGCGTGCGGCCCCGCGCTCGGCGGCCGAGCCGCGCGCAGATCCGCGAGCGGGTGATGGAGCTGCTGCGTCTCGTGCAGATCGACTGGCTGGCCGACAAGTACCCGCATCATCTCTCCGGCGGGCAGCGCCAGCGCGTCGCGCTCGCCCGTGCGCTCGCCGTCGAGCCCAATCTCCTGCTGCTCGACGAGCCCTTCGGCGCGCTCGACGCCAAGGTGCGCAAAGAACTGCGCAAATGGCTGCGTCGCCTGCACGACGAACTGCACATCACGAGCGTCTTCATCACGCACGATCAGGAGGAGGCACTGGAACTGGCCGACCGCGTCGTCGTGATGAACGAGGGGCGCATCGTGCAGATGGGCACGCCCGAGGACGTGTACGCGCACCCGGCGGACCTGTTCGTCTACCGTTTCCTGGGCAACGTGAACCTGTTTCACGGTCGCGTCGAAAACGGCCGAGCGTTTGTCGGCGATGTCCCTGTCGACGTGCCGGTTTCGGGCGCGGACGCCGACGTCGTGCTCGCCATGCGTCCGCACCTCATGGATATCACGCGCGAACCCGTTCCCGGCCATCCGGCATTCCGGGCCGAGGTCGTGCGCATCCTCGCCGCCGGACCGCAGGTGCGTGTTGAGATCACCGGTGAATGGGGCGGCGGCGCGGACGTGGAAATCACGCAGGAACGCCACGCGCAGCTCGGCCTCGTGAAAGGGGACAGAGTATATGTTTCCGCCGGTGCCGCACGGGTATTCACGGCGGAAAACGCAGAGATCTCATAATAACTTCAGATTCCCCGCAAATTCCTCGCTCCTTCTGTTTTCGTCGTCGCGGTGCGTGAATTTCGATTCGCCGGAGTGCCGCCGAACTCGCCTGATTGCCACTCACGTTTGCCGCAATTCGGGTATCAGTTCCCGCATGGATTACTAATTT
Proteins encoded in this window:
- a CDS encoding sulfate/molybdate ABC transporter ATP-binding protein, coding for MSIEVQGMTKTFGTFCAVNNVDLKVETGELVALLGPSGSGKTTLLRMIAGLEAPDAGRIFFHGEEVTERRAQERRVGFVFQHYALFRHMTIFENVAFGLRVRPRARRPSRAQIRERVMELLRLVQIDWLADKYPHHLSGGQRQRVALARALAVEPNLLLLDEPFGALDAKVRKELRKWLRRLHDELHITSVFITHDQEEALELADRVVVMNEGRIVQMGTPEDVYAHPADLFVYRFLGNVNLFHGRVENGRAFVGDVPVDVPVSGADADVVLAMRPHLMDITREPVPGHPAFRAEVVRILAAGPQVRVEITGEWGGGADVEITQERHAQLGLVKGDRVYVSAGAARVFTAENAEIS